GGCAGCGGGTGTCCGGGCGTCGCCTGCCGCCCGTTGGCTTTGTGCTCCATCCGACAGGGCGGGCAGGGTGATTGTCGGACCGGATCTGACGTTGCCCAGCGATGCGCCTGTTTATGTGATCGGGGATACCGCCTCGGTGATGCACGAAGGCAAGATGGTGCCCGGCGTGGCACCGGCAGCAAAACAGATGGGCCGTTACGTCGGCGACCGACTACGACAGCGGATCGACGGGGAGTCTATCACCACCGCGCCGT
The genomic region above belongs to Brevundimonas vitisensis and contains:
- a CDS encoding NAD(P)/FAD-dependent oxidoreductase, which codes for MSEIPQGPVAAHRFKVVIVGGGFGGLECAKALAGGDCDVLLGCVTIGKTTMAAETVLWAAGVRASPAARWLCAPSDRAGRVIVGPDLTLPSDAPVYVIGDTASVMHEGKMVPGVAPAAKQMGRYVGDRLRQRIDGESITTAPFRYRHQGIWRP